A genome region from Taeniopygia guttata chromosome 5, bTaeGut7.mat, whole genome shotgun sequence includes the following:
- the LOC115495432 gene encoding uncharacterized protein, translating into MRRDRRSERCAGPGPGLLPVLCGARGAEVGPGTGPGPGNSVRVLPVSAGGPGASGRWVLEPQDRGGIGAGIGTGIAAGRRSRSGTGADRARRCRSRSDRGRCGAALPLGLRAAGSRGCAGAGPGRRRRFPGAGAGSRLEAGGARGPPGPAPGPLRGCWSLSALREGRPLADTERRCECGGPRCALPPGGGPRCALPPGGGPRCALPPGGGPRCALPPGGGPRCALPPGGGPRCALPPAERPPGLGSARAAHPTSARSSDILSRKEHARRTKLNPCVKGSSGH; encoded by the exons ATGCGGCGGGACCGGCGCTCGGAGCGCTGTGCGGGCCCTGggccggggctgctcccggTGCTGTGCGGAGCTCGCGGCGCTGAGGTGGGGCCGGGAACGGGACCCGGGCCGGGGAATTCGGTCCGGGTCCTGCCGGTGTCtgctgggggtcccggggcgaGTGGGCGGTGGGTCCTGGAGCCGCAAGACCGGGGCGGGATTGGGGCAGGGATCGGGACAGGAATCGCCGCGGGGAGGCGGAGCCGCTCCGGGACGGGCGCGGACCGAGCCCGGCGCTGCCGCTCCCGCTCGGACCGCGGCCGGTGCGGGGCTGCGCTCCCGCTGGGGCTCCGGGCAGCGGGgagccggggctgtgccggggccgggcccggcagGAGGCGGCGCTTTCCCGGAGCCGGCGCTGGATCGCGGCTGGAagcgggcggggcgcggggaccgcccgggccggccccgggACCGCTCAGGGGCTGCTGGTCCCTCAGCGCCCTCCGGGAGGGGCGCCCTCTGGCGGACACAGAGCGGCGCTGCGAGTGCGGCGGCCCCCGGTGCGCGCTCCCGCCGGGCGGCGGCCCCCGGTGCGCGCTCCCGCCGGGCGGCGGCCCCCGGTGCGCGCTCCCGCCGGGCGGCGGCCCCCGGTGCGCGCTCCCGCCGGGCGGCGGCCCCCGGTGCGCGCTCCCGCCGGGCGGCGGCCCCCGGTGCGCGCTCCCGCCTGCGGAACGCCCGCCGGGGCTCGGTTCTGCTCGGGCCGCTCATCCGACATCTGCCAG gtCTTCAGATATCCTGAGTAGGAAGGAACACGCAAGGCGCACCAAGTTGAACCCTTGTGTTAAAGGCTCATCTGGGCACTGA